In Paenibacillus phoenicis, one genomic interval encodes:
- a CDS encoding tRNA (adenine(22)-N(1))-methyltransferase, which produces MKLSARLQLIADWLPAGCRFADIGSDHALLPVAAVRSGQAVFAVAGEVNDGPLEAARRQVAEAGETARISVRKGDGLAVIAPGEVDVITIAGMGGALISSILDAGQAKLAGVKRLVLQPNVGGEFVRRWLLEHDWYLAEEAILEEDGKIYEVLMAEAQPDAEVRNAELYRERQLAGGRVSLTRELLLMMGPRLTAAPNEVFFRKWESELRKLEGIRRSVASSTLEASRQKEAELTRLSEQLKEVLACLPKDKQ; this is translated from the coding sequence ATGAAATTGTCAGCTAGATTGCAGCTTATTGCCGACTGGCTTCCGGCCGGATGCCGGTTTGCCGATATCGGTTCAGACCACGCGCTGCTGCCCGTGGCTGCCGTGCGCAGCGGACAAGCGGTCTTCGCCGTCGCCGGCGAAGTGAACGACGGCCCGCTGGAAGCGGCACGCCGTCAGGTGGCTGAAGCCGGGGAGACGGCGCGGATCTCTGTCCGCAAAGGGGACGGACTCGCCGTGATTGCACCCGGCGAAGTTGACGTGATCACCATCGCCGGGATGGGCGGGGCGCTGATCTCCTCCATTCTCGATGCCGGCCAAGCGAAGCTGGCCGGTGTCAAGCGGCTCGTGCTGCAGCCGAACGTTGGCGGAGAATTTGTCCGCCGCTGGTTGCTCGAGCACGATTGGTATTTGGCCGAAGAGGCGATCTTGGAGGAGGACGGCAAAATTTACGAAGTGCTTATGGCCGAAGCCCAGCCGGATGCCGAGGTCCGGAACGCTGAGCTGTACCGTGAACGCCAGCTGGCGGGAGGCCGGGTCAGCTTGACTCGCGAGCTCCTGCTCATGATGGGGCCTCGATTAACCGCGGCCCCCAATGAAGTCTTTTTCAGGAAATGGGAATCAGAGCTTCGTAAGCTGGAGGGGATCCGCCGGTCGGTGGCTTCCTCAACGCTGGAGGCATCCCGTCAGAAGGAAGCGGAGCTTACCCGGTTATCGGAGCAGTTAAAGGAGGTGCTGGCATGTTTGCCAAAGGACAAACAGTAG
- the dnaG gene encoding DNA primase, producing the protein MSTGRGIPEEVIEAVLRQHDIVDTVSKHVHLTKQGKYLKGLCPFHSEKTPSFTVTPERQIFHCYGCGKGGNAIKFRMEIEGLTFPEAVRIMADEAHIPYEDKGRGYADTPRNRELEELLQAHEWSSKLYHYLLKNTEYGKPAMEYLKSRGFTDKAIDTFQIGYAPARWDTLVQFLDKRSFNLETMEKGGLLSSKQDGSGYVDRFRDRVIFPLHNRNGKVIAFAGRVLGDGQPKYLNSPESKLFTKSRVLYNLHQAKNEIRKTGQIVLFEGYGDVISAWEAGVHNGVATMGTALTEHHAAIMRSLADEVLVCYDGDSAGQAAALKSIPILEGAGFSQVKIAMLSEGLDPDEFIQKYGAERFRHQVLDGAVSSVKFRLIYLRKNHILLEEDGKIAYIKEAMPIIAALSSPSEREIYLKELSAELQVSFDSLKQECNELRTAMQKKANAGDNKPERWNNGRHKKGQASMPTLLPAFHVAERRLLSFMLQDEEVSRYVGERLGTNFNIEDHVAIAAYLYAYYAQGKPPDASRFISSLQDERLEQTVISIAMMDTPAEWTTQELDDCIREIQKVPLLEQIKRKKEEMVSAERAGDYLRAAQIASEIIALERQ; encoded by the coding sequence CTAACGAAGCAGGGGAAGTATTTGAAGGGGTTATGCCCGTTCCATTCGGAGAAGACCCCGTCGTTTACAGTCACACCCGAACGCCAAATTTTCCATTGCTATGGCTGCGGCAAAGGCGGAAATGCCATCAAATTCAGGATGGAAATCGAAGGATTAACCTTTCCCGAAGCTGTCAGAATCATGGCGGACGAGGCGCATATCCCTTACGAGGATAAGGGCAGAGGTTACGCCGATACCCCGCGTAACCGGGAGTTGGAAGAGCTGCTGCAGGCCCATGAGTGGTCCTCCAAGCTTTATCATTATTTGCTCAAGAACACCGAATACGGAAAGCCGGCGATGGAATATTTGAAATCCCGCGGCTTTACCGACAAGGCCATCGATACGTTCCAGATTGGTTACGCACCCGCCAGATGGGATACGCTCGTCCAGTTTTTGGACAAGAGATCATTTAATCTAGAAACGATGGAGAAGGGTGGATTGCTGTCATCGAAGCAGGACGGTTCCGGTTACGTGGATCGCTTCCGCGACCGGGTCATCTTCCCATTGCACAACCGAAACGGCAAAGTGATTGCGTTTGCGGGCAGAGTGCTCGGCGACGGGCAACCGAAATACTTAAATTCGCCGGAAAGTAAGCTGTTTACGAAGAGCCGTGTTCTTTACAATTTGCATCAAGCCAAGAACGAGATCCGCAAGACGGGCCAAATCGTCCTGTTTGAGGGTTACGGCGATGTCATCAGCGCATGGGAAGCCGGAGTTCACAACGGTGTCGCCACCATGGGGACCGCTTTGACGGAACACCATGCGGCGATCATGCGGAGCCTTGCCGATGAGGTATTGGTCTGCTATGACGGAGACTCCGCCGGTCAGGCTGCAGCCTTAAAGAGCATCCCGATCCTCGAAGGCGCAGGATTCTCCCAGGTAAAAATCGCAATGCTCAGCGAAGGGCTGGACCCTGATGAATTTATCCAAAAGTACGGAGCCGAACGGTTCCGCCATCAAGTTTTGGATGGTGCGGTATCTTCCGTTAAATTTAGGCTTATATATCTGAGAAAAAACCATATACTGCTAGAAGAAGACGGAAAGATCGCTTATATCAAAGAGGCGATGCCGATTATTGCGGCGCTCTCCTCCCCAAGCGAACGCGAAATTTATTTGAAGGAGCTCTCCGCCGAATTGCAGGTGTCCTTCGACAGCTTGAAGCAAGAGTGTAACGAGCTGAGAACGGCTATGCAAAAAAAGGCAAATGCCGGGGATAATAAGCCCGAAAGGTGGAATAATGGTAGGCATAAAAAAGGGCAGGCATCCATGCCGACGTTGCTGCCCGCTTTTCATGTGGCGGAACGGAGACTGCTTTCATTCATGCTGCAGGACGAAGAGGTGTCCCGCTATGTAGGCGAACGCCTTGGGACGAACTTTAACATCGAAGATCATGTGGCGATTGCCGCTTATCTATACGCCTATTACGCGCAAGGGAAACCCCCGGATGCCAGCCGTTTCATTTCCTCACTTCAAGATGAGCGGCTAGAGCAGACGGTCATCTCGATCGCGATGATGGATACACCGGCCGAATGGACAACACAGGAGCTGGACGATTGTATCCGTGAAATTCAGAAGGTGCCGCTGCTGGAGCAGATCAAACGTAAGAAAGAGGAAATGGTTTCGGCCGAACGGGCCGGTGACTATTTGCGTGCGGCGCAAATTGCAAGTGAGATTATTGCCCTAGAGAGACAGTAA
- the rpoD gene encoding RNA polymerase sigma factor RpoD, translating into MTNEQHTELETELTLDQVRDQLIEQGKKRSSLTYKEIMEKLSPFDQDPEQMDEFFEQLADLGIDITGDGDDDHRSRGDGDDSHDDDFNYDDDLSLPPGIKINDPVRMYLKEIGRVPLLSADDEMELAKRIENGDEEAKRRLAEANLRLVVSIAKRYVGRGMLFLDLIQEGNMGLIKAVEKFDHKKGFKFSTYATWWIRQAITRAIADQARTIRIPVHMVETINKLIRVSRQLLQELGREPAPEEIAAEMDLSVEKVREIMKIAQEPVSLETPIGEEDDSHLGDFIEDQEALAPADAAAYELLKEQLEDVLDTLTEREENVLRLRFGLDDGRTRTLEEVGKVFGVTRERIRQIEAKALRKLRHPSRSKRLKDFLE; encoded by the coding sequence ATGACGAATGAACAACATACTGAACTAGAAACGGAACTCACCTTGGATCAGGTAAGGGATCAATTGATCGAACAAGGGAAGAAAAGATCATCCTTAACTTATAAAGAAATTATGGAGAAGCTTTCGCCATTCGATCAGGATCCCGAGCAAATGGACGAGTTTTTTGAACAATTGGCCGATCTCGGCATCGACATTACCGGTGACGGCGACGATGATCATCGGAGCCGCGGCGATGGAGACGACTCGCATGACGATGATTTTAATTATGACGACGACCTCTCGCTTCCTCCGGGAATCAAGATTAACGATCCAGTTCGGATGTATCTGAAGGAAATCGGACGTGTACCGCTGCTGTCGGCGGACGACGAAATGGAGCTGGCCAAACGGATCGAAAACGGGGACGAAGAGGCAAAGCGGCGCTTGGCTGAAGCCAACCTGCGGTTGGTTGTCAGCATCGCCAAACGTTATGTTGGTCGCGGCATGCTGTTCTTGGACTTGATCCAAGAAGGAAATATGGGCTTGATTAAAGCCGTGGAGAAATTCGACCACAAGAAAGGCTTCAAATTCAGTACCTATGCCACCTGGTGGATCCGTCAGGCCATTACCCGTGCGATTGCCGACCAGGCCCGAACGATTCGGATTCCGGTTCATATGGTCGAAACGATCAACAAGCTGATTCGGGTATCCCGGCAGCTGCTGCAAGAGCTGGGACGCGAACCTGCTCCGGAAGAAATCGCTGCGGAGATGGATCTTAGCGTGGAGAAGGTCCGGGAGATCATGAAGATCGCCCAAGAGCCGGTTTCGCTGGAAACGCCGATCGGGGAAGAGGACGACTCCCATCTTGGCGACTTTATCGAAGACCAGGAAGCCTTGGCGCCAGCCGACGCAGCGGCTTACGAGCTGCTGAAAGAACAGCTGGAGGATGTACTGGACACGCTCACTGAACGCGAAGAGAACGTGCTCCGTTTACGGTTTGGACTGGACGACGGACGTACAAGAACCCTTGAGGAAGTGGGGAAAGTCTTCGGCGTAACGCGGGAGCGTATCCGGCAAATCGAAGCGAAAGCGCTCCGTAAGCTGCGCCATCCTAGCCGCAGCAAGCGGTTGAAGGACTTCCTCGAATAG
- a CDS encoding Nif3-like dinuclear metal center hexameric protein: MFAKGQTVVQYMEQLAPKHVAMEGDKIGLQLGSLQKEIRGVLVALDVNEEVVDEAIALEADLIVAHHAIIYRPLAHLQSDTPMGKVYEKLIKNDIAVYIAHTNLDVTDGGMNDWMAEALGIESAGSLEDVHTDNLYKLVVFVPKDHHEPVLQAMLNAGAGHIGNYSHCSFNLEGFGTFKPGEGTAPYIGSQGKLERVEEVRIETVVPHSLRNKVIQAMLKQHPYEEVAYDLYPMDLKGRTFGLGRVGKLTEPVTLRDFVQRVKERLDVPMVRVVGDLDRPIRKAAVLGGSGGRYWKNAQFRGADVLVTGDVDYHTAQDAWMAGVAIVDPGHNAEKIMKPRVAAWLTEKLSEDKYATRVHASQVNTEPFRFM; the protein is encoded by the coding sequence ATGTTTGCCAAAGGACAAACAGTAGTGCAATACATGGAGCAGTTGGCTCCTAAGCATGTGGCGATGGAGGGGGACAAAATTGGCCTCCAACTAGGCAGCCTGCAGAAGGAAATTCGGGGCGTGCTCGTAGCATTGGACGTGAATGAGGAGGTTGTAGACGAGGCAATTGCCTTAGAGGCGGATCTGATTGTCGCCCATCATGCCATCATTTATCGTCCGCTGGCTCATTTGCAGAGCGACACGCCGATGGGCAAGGTGTACGAGAAGCTGATCAAAAACGATATCGCGGTATATATCGCGCATACGAACCTCGACGTCACGGACGGCGGGATGAACGACTGGATGGCGGAAGCACTGGGCATCGAAAGCGCCGGCTCGCTTGAAGATGTGCATACGGACAACCTGTATAAACTGGTCGTATTTGTGCCCAAGGATCACCACGAGCCGGTGCTTCAGGCGATGTTGAACGCAGGGGCAGGCCACATCGGTAACTACAGCCACTGCAGCTTCAACCTCGAAGGCTTCGGCACGTTTAAGCCGGGAGAAGGGACCGCCCCGTATATCGGCAGCCAAGGCAAGCTGGAGCGGGTCGAGGAGGTACGCATCGAAACCGTTGTGCCGCATAGCCTGCGCAACAAGGTCATTCAAGCGATGCTGAAGCAGCATCCGTATGAAGAGGTAGCCTATGATCTGTATCCTATGGATTTGAAGGGGCGCACTTTTGGACTTGGACGGGTTGGGAAGCTAACGGAGCCTGTTACGCTCCGGGACTTCGTGCAGCGCGTCAAAGAGCGACTGGACGTGCCGATGGTTCGAGTTGTCGGGGATTTGGACCGGCCGATTCGCAAAGCTGCAGTCTTGGGCGGTTCAGGCGGACGGTATTGGAAAAATGCCCAATTCCGCGGGGCGGACGTGCTCGTCACCGGGGACGTAGATTACCATACCGCACAGGATGCCTGGATGGCTGGGGTTGCGATCGTCGACCCGGGGCATAATGCGGAGAAGATCATGAAGCCTCGCGTTGCTGCTTGGCTGACTGAAAAATTAAGCGAAGACAAATATGCAACCCGGGTACATGCTTCCCAGGTCAACACCGAGCCGTTTCGATTTATGTAA